A stretch of Natator depressus isolate rNatDep1 chromosome 2, rNatDep2.hap1, whole genome shotgun sequence DNA encodes these proteins:
- the ALDH5A1 gene encoding succinate-semialdehyde dehydrogenase, mitochondrial gives MASWWLPWTRLRAAQRLLPAPLRRSGSGPAPPRLPGALARSGGFVGGRWVQAAAAFPVLDPASGAELGRVADCGVAEARAAVRAAWEAGPGWSAAPAKERSVLLHKWYSLMMENKDDLAKIITAENGKPLKEAEGEILYSASFLEWFAEEGRRIYGDIILPSVKDRRILVLKQPVGVAAIITPWNFPSAMITRKVGAALAAGCTVVVKPAEDTPLSALALAELANQAGIPAGVYNVVPCSQQQTPAVGEALCTDPLVAKISFTGSTATGKILLHHAAGTVKRVSMELGGHAPFIVFDSADVDRAVAGALASKYRNSGQTCVCTNRFLVQKKIHDAFVEKFAKAIERELHVGNGFDEGTTQGPLINEKAVGKVERHISDAVSQGASIVTGGKRHSFGKNFFEPTLLSNVTTNMLCTQEETFGPLAPVIKFDTEAEAVAIANSANVGLAGYFYSQDPAQIWRVAEQLEVGIVGVNEGIISSVECPFGGVKQSGLGREGSKYGIDEYLEIKYVCFGGL, from the exons ATGGCGAGCTGGTGGCTCCCCTGGACCCGGCTGCGGGCGGCCCAGCGCCTGCTCCCGGCCCCGCTCCGGCGCAGCGgctccggcccggccccgccgcgGCTGCCCGGCGCCCTGGCGCGCTCGGGCGGCTTCGTGGGAGGCCGCTGGGTGCAGGCGGCCGCCGCCTTCCCCGTGCTGGACCCGGCCAGCGGCGCCGAGCTGGGGCGGGTGGCGGACTGCGGCGTGGCCGAGGCCCGGGCCGCGGTGAGAGCCGCATGGGAGGCCGGGCCCGGCTGGAGCGCGGCCCCCGCCAAG GAGAGAAGTGTGTTACTTCACAAATGGTACAGTTTGATGATGGAGAATAAAGATGACCTTGCTAAGATAATTACAGCAGAGAAT GGGAAGCCTCTGAAAGAGGCAGAAGGTGAAATTCTTTATTCTGCCTCCTTCCTGGAATGGTTTGCAGAAGAAGGTCGTCGCATTTATGGTGACATCATTCTACCTTCTGTGAAAGACAGAAGGATCTTGGTGCTGAAACAGCCTGTTGGAGTGGCAGCCATTATTACCCCT TGGAATTTCCCCAGCGCTATGATTACACGAAAAGTTGGTGCAGCTCTGGCAGCAGGCTGTACTGTCGTGGTGAAGCCTGCGGAAGACACACCATTATCAGCATTAGCACTTGCTGAG CTTGCAAACCAGGCTGGAATTCCAGCAGGAGTATATAATGTTGTCCCCTGTTCCCAACAACAAACTCCAGCTGTTGGGGAGGCCCTGTGCACTGATCCTTTGGTAGCAAAAATATCTTTTACTGGGTCCACAGCtacaggaaag ATTCTGCTGCATCATGCTGCTGGCACTGTGAAGCGGGTTTCCATGGAGCTTGGGGGGCATGCTCCATTTATAGTGTTTGACAGCGCTGATGTGGACCGAGCTGTTGCAGGAGCTCTGGCTTCTAAATACAGAAACTCGGGGCAG ACATGTGTTTGCACAAACCGGTTTTTGGTGCAAAAAAAGATCCATGATGCATTTGTGGAAAAATTTGCCAAAGCCATTGAAAGAGAGCTACATGTAGGAAATGGATTTGATGAAGGAACTACCCAAGGGCCATTAATTAATGAAAAAGCAGTGGGaaag GTGGAGAGACACATTAGCGATGCGGTTTCTCAAGGAGCATCCATTGTGACAGGAGGGAAACGACACAGTTTTGGAAAGAATTTCTTTGAGCCTACTCTGCTCAGCAACGTCACAACAAACATGCTTTGCACGCAAGAAGAGACATTTGGTCCCTTAGCACCAGTTATCAA GTTTGATACTGAAGCAGAAGCTGTTGCTATAGCAAATTCAGCCAATGTGGGTTTAGCAG GATATTTCTATTCTCAAGACCCAGCCCAGATCTGGAGAGTTGCAGAGCAGCTGGAGGTTGGAATAGTTGGTGTTAATGAAGGAATAATTTCCTCAGTGGAGTGCCCTTTCGGTGGTGTGAAACAGTCTGGCTTAGGACGAGAAGGTTCAAAATATGGTATTGATGAGTACCTAGAAATAAAGTATGTCTGTTTTGGAGGCTTATAA